The Streptomyces tendae genome has a window encoding:
- a CDS encoding Fpg/Nei family DNA glycosylase, with amino-acid sequence MPEGDTVWQAARRLHEALADRVLVRSDLRVPRFATSDLTGRSVRDVTARGKHLLTRIEGGLTLHSHLRMDGSWRIFAPGQRWNGGPPHQIRAVLANTERTAVGYRLPVLELIRTEDEERAVGHLGPDLLGPDWDPALALANLKQAPDRELGEALLDQRNLAGIGNVFKSELCFLLNVTPWLPVGDLPADRMTSLPELARKLLEFNRERPVRNTTGRRGQDLYVYGRARRPCLRCGTPIRLAEQGDGSRERPTYWCPTCQPGPAPARTPRARQNPAH; translated from the coding sequence ATGCCCGAAGGAGACACGGTCTGGCAGGCCGCGCGACGGCTGCACGAGGCCCTCGCGGACAGAGTGCTGGTCCGCAGCGACCTGCGGGTGCCCCGGTTCGCCACGTCGGACCTCACCGGCCGCTCGGTGCGGGACGTCACCGCGCGCGGCAAGCATCTGCTGACCCGCATCGAGGGCGGCCTGACCCTGCACTCGCATCTGCGGATGGACGGCTCCTGGCGGATCTTCGCGCCCGGGCAGCGCTGGAACGGCGGTCCGCCGCACCAGATCCGCGCCGTCCTCGCCAACACCGAACGCACCGCCGTCGGCTACCGGCTCCCGGTGCTGGAGCTGATTCGCACCGAGGACGAGGAGCGCGCCGTCGGCCACCTCGGCCCCGACCTGCTGGGCCCCGACTGGGATCCCGCCCTCGCGCTCGCCAACCTCAAGCAGGCCCCCGACCGCGAACTCGGCGAGGCCCTGCTGGACCAGCGCAACCTCGCGGGCATCGGCAACGTGTTCAAGAGCGAGCTGTGCTTCCTGCTCAACGTCACCCCCTGGCTCCCCGTCGGTGACCTGCCCGCCGACCGGATGACGAGCCTGCCCGAACTCGCCAGGAAGCTGCTGGAGTTCAACCGCGAGCGCCCCGTCCGCAACACCACGGGACGGCGCGGCCAGGACCTCTACGTGTACGGCCGCGCCCGCCGCCCCTGCCTGCGCTGCGGCACACCGATCCGGCTGGCCGAGCAGGGCGACGGCTCCCGCGAGCGCCCCACGTACTGGTGCCCCACGTGCCAGCCCGGCCCGGCTCCCGCCCGCACACCGCGCGCCCGCCAGAACCCGGCCCACTGA
- a CDS encoding CinA family protein, with amino-acid sequence MSLRATEVVRLLTVNGGTLAVAESLTGGLVAAEITSVPGASKVFRGSVTAYATDLKHRLLGVDATLLDQRGAVDPQVAAQMAAGVRKALGADWGLATTGVAGPDPQDGQDVGTVYVAVDGPFAEGAGSASGGKVRQLRLNGDRAEIRMESVRSVLALLLAELAGEQTGNERAQDTERNGGF; translated from the coding sequence GTGAGTTTAAGGGCCACCGAGGTGGTGCGACTACTCACCGTGAACGGCGGGACGCTCGCGGTCGCCGAGTCGCTGACCGGTGGTCTGGTGGCGGCGGAGATCACCTCTGTCCCCGGGGCGTCCAAGGTCTTCCGCGGCTCGGTCACGGCCTACGCCACCGACCTGAAGCACCGGCTGCTGGGGGTCGACGCCACTCTGCTGGACCAGCGCGGGGCGGTGGATCCGCAGGTGGCGGCCCAAATGGCGGCCGGCGTGCGCAAGGCGCTCGGTGCCGACTGGGGTCTGGCCACCACCGGGGTGGCCGGCCCGGACCCCCAGGACGGACAGGACGTCGGCACGGTGTACGTGGCCGTCGACGGACCCTTCGCGGAGGGCGCCGGTTCCGCCTCTGGCGGAAAAGTGCGCCAGCTGCGGTTGAACGGCGACCGCGCGGAAATTCGTATGGAGAGTGTACGGAGCGTACTCGCACTGCTCCTGGCGGAGCTGGCGGGCGAACAGACCGGGAATGAGCGGGCACAGGATACGGAACGGAACGGGGGGTTTTGA
- a CDS encoding Dps family protein has protein sequence MYVVKSPLSDENLKTVSEALQGALVDLVDLSLVAKQIHWNVVGPRFRSVHLQLDEVVAVARGHSDTVAERAAALGVSPDGRAATVAVGSGIGVTPEGWVDDAAAVGALVDALGAVITRMRERIAATDEPDPVTQDIFITITADLEKHHWMFQAANG, from the coding sequence ATGTACGTCGTGAAGAGCCCGTTGTCCGACGAGAACCTGAAGACCGTTTCGGAGGCACTGCAGGGCGCCCTGGTCGATCTCGTGGACCTTTCCCTGGTCGCCAAGCAGATCCACTGGAACGTGGTCGGGCCGCGCTTCCGCTCCGTCCATCTCCAGCTCGACGAAGTGGTGGCCGTCGCCCGAGGGCACTCCGACACCGTGGCCGAGCGCGCCGCGGCGCTGGGCGTCTCGCCGGACGGGCGGGCCGCCACGGTGGCCGTCGGCAGCGGGATCGGTGTCACGCCCGAGGGCTGGGTCGACGACGCGGCCGCGGTGGGCGCGCTGGTGGACGCGCTCGGCGCGGTGATCACCCGGATGCGGGAGCGGATCGCGGCCACCGATGAGCCCGACCCGGTCACCCAGGACATCTTCATCACCATCACCGCGGACCTCGAGAAGCACCACTGGATGTTCCAGGCCGCGAACGGGTGA
- a CDS encoding helix-turn-helix domain-containing protein has protein sequence MILLRRLLGDVLRRQRQRQGRTLREVSSSARVSLGYLSEVERGQKEASSELLSAICDALDVRMSELMREVSDELALAELAQSAAATPSEPVPTPVRPMLGSVSVTGVPPERVTIKAPAEAVDVVAA, from the coding sequence ATGATTCTGCTCCGTCGCCTGCTGGGTGACGTGCTGCGTCGGCAGCGCCAGCGCCAGGGCCGTACTCTGCGCGAAGTCTCCTCGTCCGCCCGAGTCTCACTCGGCTATCTCTCCGAGGTGGAGCGGGGGCAGAAGGAGGCTTCCTCCGAGCTGCTCTCCGCGATCTGCGACGCGTTGGACGTACGGATGTCCGAGCTCATGCGGGAAGTGAGCGACGAGCTCGCCCTCGCCGAGCTGGCCCAGTCTGCTGCAGCGACCCCCAGCGAGCCCGTACCCACGCCGGTTCGACCGATGCTGGGGTCCGTGTCGGTGACCGGCGTGCCACCGGAACGGGTCACCATCAAGGCGCCCGCCGAGGCGGTGGACGTCGTCGCCGCCTGA
- the rimO gene encoding 30S ribosomal protein S12 methylthiotransferase RimO: MPERRTVALVTLGCARNEVDSEELAGRLEADGWQLVDDAEDADVAVVNTCGFVEAAKKDSVDALLEANDLKGHGRTQAVVAVGCMAERYGKELADALPEADGVLGFDDYADISDRLQTILNGGIHAPHTPRDRRKLLPISPAERQESAADVALPGHGPADLPDGLAPASGPRAPLRRRLDGSPVASVKLASGCDRRCSFCAIPSFRGSFISRRPSDVLNETRWLAEQGVKEIMLVSENNTSYGKDLGDIRLLESLLPELAEVDGLERVRVSYLQPAEMRPGLIDVLTSTPKIAPYFDLSFQHSAPDVLRAMRRFGDTDRFLELLDTIRSKAPQAGVRSNFIVGFPGESASDLAELERFLNHARLDAIGVFGYSDEEGTEAAGYEGKLEEDEVAERLARVSRLAEELVSQRAEERVGETVHVLVESVDEEEGVYGRAEHQAPETDGQVLLTSGEGLSVGRMVEAKVVGTEGVDLVAEPLFQGSPARSEEAGR; the protein is encoded by the coding sequence ATGCCTGAACGCCGTACCGTCGCACTGGTCACCCTTGGCTGCGCCCGTAACGAGGTGGACTCGGAGGAGCTCGCAGGCCGTTTGGAGGCGGACGGCTGGCAGCTCGTGGACGACGCCGAGGACGCCGACGTCGCCGTCGTCAACACCTGCGGCTTCGTCGAAGCCGCCAAGAAGGACTCCGTGGACGCCCTCCTGGAGGCCAACGACCTCAAGGGACACGGGAGAACCCAGGCCGTCGTCGCGGTCGGCTGCATGGCCGAGCGGTACGGCAAGGAGCTCGCCGACGCCCTCCCCGAGGCCGACGGCGTGCTCGGCTTCGACGACTACGCGGACATCTCCGACCGCCTGCAGACCATCCTGAACGGCGGCATCCACGCCCCGCACACCCCGCGCGACCGGCGCAAGCTGCTCCCGATCAGCCCCGCCGAGCGGCAGGAGTCCGCCGCGGACGTCGCGCTCCCCGGCCACGGCCCGGCCGACCTGCCCGACGGCCTCGCCCCGGCCTCCGGCCCCCGCGCCCCCCTGCGCCGGCGGCTCGACGGCTCCCCCGTCGCCTCCGTGAAGCTGGCCTCCGGCTGCGACCGGCGCTGCTCCTTCTGCGCCATCCCGTCCTTCCGCGGCTCCTTCATCTCCCGCCGCCCCAGCGACGTGCTCAACGAGACGCGCTGGCTGGCCGAGCAGGGCGTGAAGGAGATCATGCTGGTCTCCGAGAACAACACCTCCTACGGCAAGGACCTCGGCGACATCCGCCTGCTGGAGTCCCTGCTGCCCGAACTCGCCGAGGTCGACGGCCTGGAGCGGGTACGCGTCAGCTACCTCCAGCCGGCCGAGATGCGGCCCGGCCTGATCGACGTGCTGACCTCCACGCCGAAGATCGCCCCGTACTTCGACCTGTCCTTCCAGCACTCGGCGCCCGACGTGCTGCGCGCCATGCGCCGCTTCGGCGACACCGACCGCTTCCTGGAACTGCTCGACACCATCCGGAGCAAGGCGCCCCAGGCCGGCGTGCGCTCCAACTTCATCGTCGGCTTCCCCGGCGAGTCCGCGTCCGACCTCGCCGAGCTGGAGCGGTTCCTCAACCACGCCCGGCTGGACGCCATCGGTGTGTTCGGTTACTCCGACGAGGAGGGCACCGAGGCGGCCGGCTACGAGGGCAAGCTGGAGGAGGACGAGGTGGCCGAACGGCTGGCCCGGGTCTCCCGGCTGGCCGAGGAACTCGTCTCGCAGCGTGCCGAGGAGCGGGTCGGCGAGACCGTGCACGTCCTGGTCGAGTCCGTCGACGAGGAGGAGGGCGTGTACGGCAGGGCCGAGCACCAGGCTCCCGAGACGGACGGCCAGGTGCTCCTCACGAGCGGCGAGGGACTGAGCGTCGGCCGTATGGTCGAGGCGAAGGTGGTCGGCACGGAAGGTGTCGACCTGGTGGCCGAGCCGCTCTTCCAGGGCTCGCCCGCGCGCAGTGAGGAGGCGGGCAGATGA
- the pgsA gene encoding CDP-diacylglycerol--glycerol-3-phosphate 3-phosphatidyltransferase gives MTGVPASAAGGPSGARRAKGPASGGITPASGRALAREARDTAPGASGDGPARRDAVGAAPADARPQDGVKAPAASSSPDTGDAQGGSTRAHRGGKIAAAAVDQASVWNIANLLTMLRLLLVPAFVMLMLADGGYDPAWRSFAWAAFAVAMITDLFDGHLARTYNLVTDFGKIADPIADKAIMGAALICLSALGDLPWWVTGVILGRELGITLLRFLVIRYGVIPASRGGKLKTLTQGVAVGMYVLALTGWLATLRWWVMAAAVVLTVATGLDYVKQAIVLRRQGIAERKAALEETEA, from the coding sequence ATGACGGGTGTCCCGGCATCGGCGGCAGGTGGCCCCTCGGGCGCGAGGAGGGCGAAGGGCCCCGCGTCCGGCGGCATCACACCGGCGTCCGGCCGCGCGCTCGCGCGGGAGGCCAGGGACACGGCTCCGGGCGCGTCCGGTGACGGACCGGCACGGCGTGACGCCGTCGGCGCCGCTCCGGCGGACGCCCGGCCGCAGGACGGCGTGAAGGCTCCGGCCGCCTCGTCGTCGCCCGACACCGGCGACGCGCAGGGCGGCTCCACCAGGGCACACCGCGGCGGCAAGATCGCGGCGGCGGCCGTCGACCAGGCCAGCGTCTGGAACATCGCCAACCTGCTGACCATGCTGCGGCTGCTGCTCGTGCCGGCGTTCGTCATGTTGATGCTCGCCGACGGCGGTTACGACCCCGCGTGGCGCTCGTTCGCCTGGGCGGCCTTCGCCGTCGCCATGATCACCGACCTGTTCGACGGCCATCTGGCACGCACCTACAACCTGGTCACCGACTTCGGCAAGATCGCCGACCCCATCGCCGACAAGGCCATCATGGGCGCCGCGCTGATCTGCCTGTCGGCCCTCGGCGACCTGCCGTGGTGGGTCACAGGCGTGATCCTCGGCCGGGAACTCGGCATCACCCTGCTGCGTTTTCTGGTCATTCGCTACGGGGTGATCCCGGCCAGCCGCGGCGGCAAGCTGAAGACCCTCACCCAGGGCGTGGCCGTCGGCATGTACGTGCTCGCGCTGACCGGGTGGCTGGCGACGCTGCGCTGGTGGGTGATGGCCGCGGCGGTGGTGCTGACCGTGGCGACCGGGCTCGACTACGTGAAACAGGCCATTGTGCTCCGCAGGCAGGGAATCGCCGAGCGCAAGGCGGCGTTGGAGGAGACGGAAGCGTGA